A single Clostridia bacterium DNA region contains:
- a CDS encoding DNA glycosylase: MKINEVENGLILEGIKDFDAKHIFECGQCFRWTKEEDGSYTGIAFDKVLNVKSDYDKGIVMLSNTNLRDFQDIWFDYFDLGRDYGLIKETLSKDSVLDMAIKYGRGIRILKQEPWELLISYIMSANNSIPMIARSIRLLSEMYGREVHYKGKTYYTFPTQSELQEVTIEGISMCRAGFRCKYIYQAVRMLNKGEIKLNDIVSMDMDNARKELIKIPGVGPKVADCIMLFSMQKYKAYPVDVWVKRVTEYFFLKRDVKMKEIQQFAVEKFGDLAGFAQEYLFYYAREFKINPDKKI, encoded by the coding sequence ATGAAAATAAATGAAGTCGAGAATGGTCTAATATTGGAAGGCATAAAAGATTTTGATGCCAAGCATATATTTGAATGCGGTCAATGCTTCCGCTGGACAAAAGAAGAGGATGGAAGCTATACCGGAATTGCATTTGATAAAGTGCTGAATGTCAAGTCGGATTATGATAAAGGAATCGTGATGCTTAGTAATACCAACCTGAGGGATTTTCAGGATATATGGTTTGATTACTTTGATCTGGGAAGGGATTATGGGCTTATTAAAGAAACGCTATCCAAGGATTCTGTACTTGATATGGCTATTAAGTATGGAAGAGGGATTAGAATACTGAAGCAGGAACCTTGGGAGCTCCTGATATCATATATAATGTCAGCAAACAATAGTATACCGATGATAGCAAGAAGCATCAGACTACTTTCTGAAATGTATGGCAGAGAAGTCCATTACAAGGGGAAAACCTATTATACCTTTCCAACCCAGTCGGAGCTTCAAGAGGTAACTATTGAAGGAATATCCATGTGCAGAGCCGGGTTCAGATGCAAGTACATATATCAGGCTGTAAGAATGCTGAATAAGGGAGAAATAAAGCTGAATGACATTGTCAGCATGGATATGGATAATGCCAGGAAAGAGCTCATTAAGATTCCTGGAGTGGGTCCAAAGGTAGCAGATTGCATCATGCTTTTTTCCATGCAGAAATATAAAGCCTATCCTGTCGATGTATGGGTAAAGAGAGTAACTGAATATTTCTTCCTTAAAAGAGATGTCAAAATGAAAGAAATACAGCAGTTTGCAGTAGAAAAGTTCGGAGATTTGGCAGGTTTTGCCCAGGAGTATCTTTTCTATTACGCAAGAGAATTCAAGATAAATCCGGATAAAAAGATCTAA
- a CDS encoding Asp23/Gls24 family envelope stress response protein, with product MKVYALIGQSGTGKSYKAFIVAKDRDIGYIIDDGLLIGGTRVIAGQSAKRESTKIASVRRALFNDPDHREKVKNALEEIKPEKIIVLGTSLKMVQEICQVLGLPEFHEILHIEDVSTEKEIELARKSRREDGKHVIPVPTFEIKKDFSGYFIDSLKVFSKKDRFADIVEKTIIRPTFSYLGKYELSKVALVQLISICVSKVERINKILRVRIENKPDGVIIDLDLSIKLITRIDLMIVELQKNLVEEIEYMTGLNVLSINVTVKGITT from the coding sequence GTGAAGGTATACGCGCTTATTGGTCAAAGTGGTACAGGGAAAAGCTACAAGGCTTTCATAGTTGCAAAAGACAGGGATATTGGGTATATAATTGATGATGGACTTCTTATAGGCGGTACCAGAGTAATTGCCGGTCAATCAGCTAAGAGAGAAAGCACAAAGATTGCATCAGTAAGAAGAGCGTTATTTAATGATCCTGATCACAGGGAAAAGGTTAAGAATGCTCTGGAAGAAATAAAACCGGAAAAGATTATTGTTCTCGGCACTTCGCTCAAAATGGTTCAGGAAATATGTCAAGTCCTTGGGCTGCCGGAGTTTCATGAAATACTCCATATAGAAGATGTATCGACAGAAAAAGAAATAGAGTTGGCAAGGAAATCACGCCGTGAGGATGGAAAGCATGTAATACCGGTGCCTACCTTTGAGATTAAAAAGGATTTTTCCGGCTACTTTATAGACTCACTGAAGGTATTCAGTAAAAAGGATCGATTTGCAGATATTGTAGAAAAGACAATAATAAGACCAACCTTCAGCTACCTTGGTAAGTATGAGCTCTCAAAAGTGGCTCTTGTGCAGTTGATAAGCATTTGCGTATCCAAGGTGGAGAGGATAAATAAGATTCTGAGAGTCAGGATAGAGAATAAGCCTGATGGAGTAATTATTGACCTTGATTTATCTATAAAGCTTATAACCAGAATTGATCTTATGATAGTTGAGCTTCAGAAAAATCTGGTTGAAGAAATTGAATATATGACGGGGCTGAATGTATTAAGCATAAATGTAACTGTAAAGGGGATAACTACGTAG